The following DNA comes from Mucilaginibacter jinjuensis.
CGCAATTGCCTTCAATATTAAACTCGGTAGTTAAAATCTGTTTCAGTGCGTAAACATCAGCATAACGGATGTGGCGCTCATCAGGACGAGGGTGTACGGTGATGCCCTGTGCGCCGAAAGCTTCACAATCTTTAGCAACCTGGATCAGATCGGGATTGTTGCCGCCTCTTGAATTACGCAGCGTAGCTATTTTATTGATATTAACAGATAATCGGGTCATTGTTGTAATATTGAAGTACGGAGGTAAATATCTCACAACAGTTTAACAACGCAAACATTTTTCTGATTATTTTATTTTGAAATATTGCTGATCCGCTATTTATGAAATTCAGATTACTCACCCTCTTCTTATTGTTATACACTTTGCAGGCCGGTGCGCAAGCCCGTTACACGCAGATCAAAGACTATAAAGTTTACTTCGGCTGGGCACACCACGCCCCGCAGGATTGGATGGTGATCCGCAAGTTTACCGACCGCAACAAAAGCTATTACCTGCTGGTAAACCCCCAAACGCTTGAAACCAAGATTGACGACAGCAGTTTTTACCAGGTAAAACCAATGAGTGTGGATGAAGCCAAAAATTACTTCCGCACCACTCCTTACCAAAAAGCATTACGCAAGGCCGAAAGCGCATCCATTATGATCCAGGATGCCGGGATAGAACGCGGCCTGCCTAAAGAAACCGGCATCAGTTTAACCGCAGATCTTTGCCCATCGCACAAACCTTTAGACCGCCGCATTTTTACCGATATCTTCAACGAGTTTAAAAAAGTAGAACAACCTGTACCGGTTGCCTTATCTGTAACCGGACTCTGGATGAACACGCACCATGCAGACCTGGCCTGGCTCAAAGAAATGCAGGCTAAGCATGAAATTTATATCACCTGGATCAATCACTCCTACAACCATCGCGTAAGCAAAAGCGCACCATTGAAAGAAAATTTTCTATTAGAACCAGGCACCAACATTAACTACGAAGTTTTAGAAACCGAAAAAGATATGTTGTCAAACGGTCTGTTACCATCTGTTTTCTTCCGGTTCCCGGGATTAGTGTCTGATCAGAAACTGGTTTTCAGCATCACCGATTTTGGGCTGATCCCAATCGGTACCGATGCCTGGCTGGCCAAAGGGCAGAAACCACAGGCCGGAAGCATTGTACTGATCCATGGTAACGGAAATGAACCTGTAGGTGTAAATGACTTTATCAAACTGCTGCAATCAGAAACAAAATCTATCGCCAATAAGCAGTGGTTATTATATGATCTGCGGGAGAGTGTTGATGAGGAGTTTGAGGGAGGCAATTAACACCATTCTTCTTTTTCCCCCTCACCTACTACATTTGCATCCAACAAACCTCTATAAATGAAATTCAGAACCATACTCCCCTTAAGCGCACTCGCTATTTTTATAACCGCCCAAGCCGCCGTTCATCATACAGAACCAGGCAACGCCAATTCACTGTACGATACCACTACCAGGGCTCAAATGCTCTCTAACCAGTTCAGCTTTACCGAAGGGCCGGCTACTGATAAAAAAGGCAATGTGTTTTTTACCGATCAGCCTAATAATAAGATTTGGGAATACGATACCAATGGCAAGCTTACCCTGTTTATGGATAGTGCCGGCCGAAGTAACGGGATGTATTTTGATAAAAAAGGCAACCTGATTTCGTGTGCCGATGAGCATGACGAACTATGGTCTATCGCACCCGATAAAAAGGTGACTGTACTGGTAAAGTCATTCGGCGGCAAATTATTGAATGGTCCTAATGATGTGTGGGTTGACCGTAACACCGGCGGCATTTATTTTACCGACCCCTACTATCAGCGCGATTACTGGACCCGCCAAACTTCTGACTTAGATGGCATGAAGGTTTACTATCTACCCAAAGGCGCTAAAGAAGCTATCATTGTAAACGATCAGCTAAAAAAGCCTAATGGCATTACCGGTACGCCCGACGGCAAATATTTATACGTAGCCGATATTAACGGCAATAAGACCTATCGTTTTACCCGCCAGGCTGATGGCTCATTAACAGACCAACAAGTCTTTGTAAACCAGGGATCGGACGGGATGACGATTGATGCTCTGGGTAATATTTACCTGTGCGGTAAAGGCGTAACGGTTTATAGTCCGGCTGGTGTTAAAATAGCTCATATTGATATACCAGAACCCTGGACAGCTAACATCTGCTTTGCCGGGAAGAATAAGGATGTATTGTTTATGACCGCTTCGAAAGCGATTTATACTTTGAAGATGAAGGTGAAGGGGGTAGAGTAATCTACCCGATAAATGGAGGGATGTCATGCTGAGCCCCGTCGAAGCATGGTGCAAATGGCCTACGCTTATCCTTCGACGGGGCTCAGGATGACAGCGCTCTTTGTATAATATCAAATCAATAATACCTATGCAACCCGATTACCTAACCAGCGCCCGCAAGCAATTTGAATACTACAAAATGCTGGGCGAAAAAACGTTCGAGCAACTTAGTGATGAGCAGCTTTTCTGGCAGTACAATCCCGAAAGTAACAGCATTGCCACTATTGTAAAGCACTTATGGGGCAATATGCTTTCGCGATGGACTGACTTCTTAACCACCGATGGCGAGAAACCCAATCGCGACCGCGAAACTGAATTTGATAACGATATTAAAGACCGAGCCGAACTTCTGCAAAAATGGAACGAAGGCTGGCAATGTTTACTCAATGCGATCGATTCTATCAATGCGGAGAATATCGACACTACCATCTATATCCGCAACATGGGGCATACGGTTACCGAAGCCATTAACCGGCAACTGGCGCATTACCCGTATCACGTTGGCCAAATTGTTTTTATCGGTAAAATGGTGATGAACGAGCAGTGGAAATCGCTATCTATTCCACGTGGCAATTCGGCAGCATATAATGCAAGCAAATTTGCTCAGCCAAAGCATAAAGAACATTTTACGGATGAATTTTTGGGTGAGGAGAAGGAGGAATAATACTTCACTAACGTCATCCCGAATTTATTTCACTGTTGTCCGGTAAACGATTTTTTTGAAAAAGATAAGGGGT
Coding sequences within:
- a CDS encoding DUF1572 domain-containing protein, coding for MQPDYLTSARKQFEYYKMLGEKTFEQLSDEQLFWQYNPESNSIATIVKHLWGNMLSRWTDFLTTDGEKPNRDRETEFDNDIKDRAELLQKWNEGWQCLLNAIDSINAENIDTTIYIRNMGHTVTEAINRQLAHYPYHVGQIVFIGKMVMNEQWKSLSIPRGNSAAYNASKFAQPKHKEHFTDEFLGEEKEE
- a CDS encoding SMP-30/gluconolactonase/LRE family protein, yielding MKFRTILPLSALAIFITAQAAVHHTEPGNANSLYDTTTRAQMLSNQFSFTEGPATDKKGNVFFTDQPNNKIWEYDTNGKLTLFMDSAGRSNGMYFDKKGNLISCADEHDELWSIAPDKKVTVLVKSFGGKLLNGPNDVWVDRNTGGIYFTDPYYQRDYWTRQTSDLDGMKVYYLPKGAKEAIIVNDQLKKPNGITGTPDGKYLYVADINGNKTYRFTRQADGSLTDQQVFVNQGSDGMTIDALGNIYLCGKGVTVYSPAGVKIAHIDIPEPWTANICFAGKNKDVLFMTASKAIYTLKMKVKGVE
- a CDS encoding polysaccharide deacetylase family protein — protein: MKFRLLTLFLLLYTLQAGAQARYTQIKDYKVYFGWAHHAPQDWMVIRKFTDRNKSYYLLVNPQTLETKIDDSSFYQVKPMSVDEAKNYFRTTPYQKALRKAESASIMIQDAGIERGLPKETGISLTADLCPSHKPLDRRIFTDIFNEFKKVEQPVPVALSVTGLWMNTHHADLAWLKEMQAKHEIYITWINHSYNHRVSKSAPLKENFLLEPGTNINYEVLETEKDMLSNGLLPSVFFRFPGLVSDQKLVFSITDFGLIPIGTDAWLAKGQKPQAGSIVLIHGNGNEPVGVNDFIKLLQSETKSIANKQWLLYDLRESVDEEFEGGN